A window of Natrinema versiforme contains these coding sequences:
- a CDS encoding GAF domain-containing protein: protein MNGDGTTTTPANPRPRTVLYVAGSESAASDGAAQLEAHPSGPKRSVHAITAVERVRSWAPEADCVVFAETPTTAAGSALLEVVDACGATPVILFTESSFAPTAARSTGGIDGYVRRDTDDAVAHLADEIEWVCRGENGATADADTETEPETDSEDDVIAMGGERAPSTGDPADSTGPAARLLESVPELVACRDRDRLFELLVESAADALERESCWLSTVHFGEFTPRATAPTVSEADLEPLSREGPLGEALRTGEVLRIDDITADDRLPTPLEGIASLCCVPVGDVGILQIAAAEQAAFDEGDCDLLATWCRGAAAVLERIDADASHDTARERLRRERDRLRTERDRIATERDRLRTLFANVPEPAVRYEIDDGRPIVRTVNDTFADVFGTDPEAIVGAPVDEDTVPPGLEARRATLLESLRAGERRQFVSRRVTDDGVREFLLTLVPVEAGASGDAATDENGAERTPDHNPEGLIVYSDVTEANRREREAAAAEARLETIAELVDDDIRTPLNVARGYLELAAETGDPEHFAEVDDAQERLRELVDQLVAIARRDDVLVETEPVAVHDVARRAWVAVDTGDARLVTRAANDRVLEADKARLRELFEHLLQAVVDGAEEDADAEIGAGDAGDGAPVVTVGATEDGFYVARRTPDGDAATVDDGLETNAVPGRLAAADGTGFGLGTVERIADAHGWSVGVAEDDDRVAFAFRGVNGGGGDAAAKSDR from the coding sequence TTGAACGGCGACGGCACGACGACCACACCGGCGAACCCGCGACCGCGGACGGTACTCTACGTGGCCGGCTCGGAGAGCGCCGCCAGCGACGGCGCTGCGCAACTCGAGGCCCATCCCTCGGGTCCGAAGCGGTCGGTCCACGCCATCACCGCGGTCGAGCGGGTCCGGAGTTGGGCCCCGGAGGCCGACTGCGTCGTCTTCGCCGAGACGCCGACGACGGCGGCCGGCTCCGCGCTGCTCGAGGTCGTCGACGCCTGCGGCGCGACGCCCGTGATCCTCTTTACCGAGTCGTCGTTCGCGCCGACGGCCGCCCGCTCGACGGGCGGGATCGACGGCTACGTCCGCCGTGATACCGACGACGCCGTCGCACATCTCGCGGACGAGATCGAGTGGGTCTGCAGGGGCGAGAACGGGGCGACCGCCGACGCCGATACCGAGACGGAACCGGAGACAGATAGCGAAGACGACGTGATCGCGATGGGCGGCGAGCGAGCGCCGTCGACCGGCGATCCGGCCGACTCGACCGGGCCGGCCGCCCGGCTCCTCGAGTCGGTCCCCGAACTGGTGGCCTGTCGCGACCGCGACCGGCTCTTCGAGTTGCTGGTCGAGAGCGCGGCCGACGCCCTCGAGCGCGAGTCCTGCTGGCTGTCGACCGTACACTTCGGGGAGTTCACGCCGCGAGCGACCGCGCCGACGGTTTCCGAGGCCGACCTCGAGCCGCTGTCGCGCGAGGGACCGCTCGGCGAGGCCCTCCGAACGGGCGAGGTGCTTCGGATCGACGATATCACGGCCGACGACCGGCTACCGACCCCGCTCGAGGGGATCGCGTCGCTGTGCTGTGTCCCGGTCGGCGACGTGGGTATCCTGCAGATCGCCGCCGCGGAGCAGGCGGCGTTCGACGAGGGCGACTGCGACCTGCTCGCGACGTGGTGTCGAGGTGCCGCCGCGGTCCTCGAGCGGATCGACGCCGACGCGAGCCACGACACGGCGCGCGAACGGCTGCGCCGGGAGCGCGATCGACTGCGGACGGAACGGGACCGGATAGCGACCGAACGCGACCGTCTCCGAACCCTGTTCGCGAACGTGCCGGAACCGGCGGTCCGCTACGAGATCGACGACGGGCGGCCGATCGTCCGGACGGTCAACGACACCTTCGCCGATGTCTTTGGCACCGATCCCGAGGCGATCGTCGGCGCGCCCGTCGACGAGGACACCGTCCCGCCGGGCCTCGAGGCCCGGCGGGCGACGCTGCTCGAGTCGCTGCGGGCGGGCGAGCGCCGTCAGTTCGTCAGTCGCCGGGTGACCGACGACGGCGTCCGCGAATTCCTGCTGACGCTGGTGCCGGTCGAGGCGGGCGCGAGCGGAGACGCGGCCACCGACGAGAACGGGGCGGAGCGGACGCCCGATCACAACCCCGAGGGGCTGATCGTCTACAGCGACGTGACCGAGGCGAACCGCCGGGAGCGTGAGGCCGCCGCCGCCGAAGCGCGCCTCGAGACGATCGCGGAACTGGTCGACGACGACATCCGAACGCCGCTGAACGTCGCCCGGGGCTACCTCGAGTTGGCCGCCGAGACCGGCGATCCGGAGCACTTCGCGGAGGTCGACGACGCACAGGAGCGGCTCCGCGAACTCGTCGATCAGTTGGTCGCGATCGCCCGGCGGGACGACGTGCTCGTCGAGACCGAACCCGTCGCCGTCCACGACGTCGCGCGGCGAGCGTGGGTCGCCGTCGACACCGGCGACGCGCGGCTCGTCACCCGGGCGGCGAACGATCGCGTGCTCGAGGCGGACAAAGCGCGGCTGCGAGAACTGTTCGAACACCTGCTGCAGGCCGTCGTCGACGGCGCGGAGGAAGACGCCGACGCCGAAATCGGGGCGGGTGACGCGGGCGACGGCGCACCGGTCGTCACCGTCGGCGCGACCGAGGACGGCTTCTACGTCGCCCGGCGCACCCCCGACGGCGACGCCGCGACCGTCGACGACGGACTCGAGACGAACGCCGTCCCCGGCCGACTGGCCGCGGCTGACGGCACCGGGTTCGGGCTCGGTACCGTCGAGCGCATCGCCGACGCTCACGGCTGGAGCGTCGGGGTCGCCGAGGACGACGACCGCGTCGCGTTCGCGTTCCGCGGCGTCAACGGTGGCGGCGGAGACGCAGCAGCAAAGAGTGACCGTTAA
- the alaS gene encoding alanine--tRNA ligase — protein MSELAEEYRLEYFEEEGFERKECPECGAHFWTRDHDRVTCGEPPCEEYGFIDNSGFDGSYSLTEMREAFLSYFEANDHERIDPYPVAANRWRDDVLLTQASIYDFQPLVTSGETPPPANPLTVSQPCIRMQDIDNVGKTGRHTMAFEMMAHHAFNTREDVPEDKYAYHGEVYWKDHTVELCDGFFDSMGVDLEEVIYIEDPWVGGGNAGPAIEVIYRGVELATLVFMSMEQDPDGEYEMKDGNRYSPMDTYIVDTGYGLERWTWVSQGTPTVYEAVYPDMIAFLKENAGLDHTDEQEELIHRAAKLAGHMDIDEAEDMETARGDIAAELDVDIAELEALMEPLEDIYAIADHCRTLAYMLGDGIVPSNVGTGYLARMVLRRTKRLCDTVGIDAPLDELVDMQAERLEYENRDTIRDIVRTEVEKYRETLERGGRRVETLAEEYAKKGEPIPTEELIELYDSHGIQPDMVAEIAEETGADVDIPDDFYSLVAKRHDTPEAAAEDEDEADERFEDLPETEKLYYDDQQRTQFEAVVLDVFEREDGYDVVLDQTMFYPEGGGQPADTGTLSTDDTTVEVADVQIEDGVILHRTDEDPGKGELVNGQIDGGRRRQLMRHHTATHIVIHAARQVLGEHIRQAGAQKGVESSRIDVRHYDRISREDVKRIEQRANEIVMDNTQVTQEWPDRHDAESEHGFDLYQGGIPPGEQIRLIHVEEDVQACGGTHVARTGDIGSIKVLNTERVQDGVERITFAAGEAAIEATQTKEDALYDAAAVLDVSPEDVPETAERFFDEWKARGKEIEDLKEQLAEARAGGGGGGEEVDIGETTAVIDRIDADMGELRATANALVEEGKIAVLGSGESGAQFVVAVPDDVGVNAGEVVGELAAKVGGGGGGPPDFAQGGGPNVDDLDAALEDAPDVLRQILNA, from the coding sequence ATGAGCGAACTGGCGGAGGAATACCGCCTCGAGTACTTCGAGGAAGAAGGGTTCGAGCGCAAGGAGTGCCCGGAGTGTGGCGCTCACTTCTGGACGCGCGACCACGACCGGGTGACCTGCGGTGAGCCGCCCTGCGAAGAGTACGGCTTCATCGACAACTCGGGCTTCGATGGGTCGTACAGCCTCACCGAGATGCGCGAGGCCTTTCTCTCTTACTTCGAGGCCAACGACCACGAGCGAATCGATCCCTACCCCGTCGCGGCGAACCGCTGGCGCGACGACGTCCTGTTGACCCAGGCGTCGATCTACGACTTCCAGCCGCTGGTCACCAGCGGCGAGACGCCGCCGCCGGCGAACCCGCTGACGGTCTCCCAGCCCTGCATTCGGATGCAGGACATCGACAACGTCGGCAAGACCGGCCGACACACGATGGCCTTCGAGATGATGGCCCACCACGCGTTCAACACGCGCGAGGATGTCCCCGAGGACAAGTACGCCTACCACGGCGAGGTCTACTGGAAGGACCACACCGTCGAACTCTGCGACGGCTTCTTCGACTCGATGGGCGTCGACCTCGAGGAAGTCATCTACATCGAGGACCCGTGGGTCGGCGGCGGCAACGCCGGCCCCGCCATCGAGGTCATCTACCGCGGCGTCGAACTCGCCACGCTGGTCTTCATGTCCATGGAGCAAGACCCCGACGGCGAGTACGAGATGAAAGACGGGAACCGCTACAGCCCGATGGACACCTACATCGTCGACACCGGCTACGGGCTCGAGCGGTGGACGTGGGTCTCCCAAGGGACGCCGACCGTCTACGAGGCGGTCTACCCCGACATGATCGCCTTTTTGAAGGAGAACGCCGGGCTCGACCACACCGACGAGCAGGAGGAACTGATCCATCGGGCCGCGAAACTCGCGGGCCACATGGACATCGACGAGGCCGAGGACATGGAGACCGCCCGCGGCGATATCGCCGCCGAACTCGACGTCGACATCGCGGAACTCGAGGCGCTGATGGAACCCCTCGAGGACATCTACGCCATCGCCGACCACTGCCGCACGCTCGCCTATATGCTGGGCGACGGCATCGTTCCCTCGAACGTCGGCACGGGCTATCTCGCGCGGATGGTCCTCCGACGCACCAAGCGGCTCTGTGACACCGTCGGCATCGACGCGCCGCTGGACGAACTGGTCGACATGCAGGCCGAGCGCCTCGAGTACGAGAACCGCGACACGATCCGGGACATCGTCCGCACCGAGGTCGAGAAGTACCGCGAGACGCTCGAGCGGGGCGGTCGCCGGGTCGAGACGCTGGCCGAGGAGTACGCGAAGAAAGGCGAGCCCATTCCGACCGAGGAGTTGATCGAACTCTACGACTCCCACGGCATCCAGCCCGATATGGTCGCCGAGATCGCCGAGGAGACGGGCGCGGACGTCGATATCCCCGACGACTTCTACAGCCTCGTCGCGAAGCGCCACGACACGCCCGAGGCGGCCGCCGAAGACGAGGACGAGGCGGACGAGCGCTTCGAGGACCTGCCAGAGACGGAGAAACTCTACTACGACGACCAGCAGCGCACGCAGTTCGAGGCGGTCGTGCTCGATGTCTTCGAGCGCGAGGACGGCTACGACGTCGTCTTGGACCAGACGATGTTCTATCCCGAGGGCGGTGGCCAACCGGCCGATACGGGGACGCTCTCGACCGACGATACGACCGTGGAGGTCGCGGACGTCCAGATCGAGGACGGCGTCATCCTCCACCGGACCGACGAGGATCCCGGCAAGGGCGAACTGGTCAACGGACAGATCGACGGCGGTCGACGCCGTCAGCTCATGCGCCACCACACGGCGACCCACATCGTCATCCACGCCGCGCGACAGGTGCTGGGCGAGCACATCCGGCAGGCCGGTGCCCAGAAGGGCGTCGAGAGTTCGCGGATCGACGTTCGCCACTACGACCGGATCTCCCGCGAGGACGTCAAGCGGATCGAGCAACGGGCAAACGAGATCGTCATGGACAACACGCAGGTCACCCAGGAGTGGCCCGACCGCCACGATGCCGAGTCCGAACACGGCTTCGACCTCTATCAGGGCGGCATCCCCCCGGGCGAGCAGATCCGGCTGATTCACGTCGAGGAAGACGTCCAGGCCTGCGGTGGCACACACGTCGCCCGAACCGGCGATATCGGCTCGATCAAGGTCCTCAACACCGAGCGAGTCCAAGACGGCGTCGAGCGAATCACCTTCGCCGCCGGCGAGGCCGCCATCGAGGCCACCCAGACCAAAGAGGACGCGCTGTACGACGCCGCCGCGGTCCTCGACGTGTCCCCCGAAGACGTGCCCGAGACCGCCGAACGGTTCTTCGACGAGTGGAAGGCTCGAGGCAAGGAGATCGAGGACCTCAAAGAACAACTCGCCGAGGCCCGCGCCGGCGGCGGTGGCGGCGGCGAGGAAGTCGACATCGGCGAGACGACGGCCGTCATCGACCGGATCGACGCCGATATGGGCGAACTCCGTGCGACCGCCAACGCCCTCGTCGAAGAGGGCAAAATCGCAGTGCTGGGCAGCGGCGAGAGCGGCGCCCAGTTCGTCGTCGCGGTGCCCGACGACGTGGGCGTCAACGCCGGCGAGGTCGTCGGCGAACTCGCCGCCAAGGTCGGCGGCGGCGGCGGCGGCCCGCCGGACTTCGCACAGGGCGGCGGCCCGAACGTCGATGACTTAGACGCGGCGCTCGAGGACGCCCCGGACGTGTTGCGCCAGATCCTGAACGCCTGA
- a CDS encoding alpha/beta fold hydrolase, which yields MPTASNGSVSLYYDRAGEGEPVVFVPEAGLGGWLWGWQHAAIVGPHEAVVWDLRGTGRSDAPPGPYSLEALVADLEAVLADCEITNAHLVGCGLGGAIALAAARTSSRVETLTLFGTGAEGSAFDLEPLFAPPGDPDALRESLEAALSADFHEAQPDAVEGIVDWRADGDADRAGWAAQVAALEEFDATEWLVEVTQPTRVIHGEADELVSPAAGRELARGLPRGEFSGLEDAGHLAFVERSRTVNDLLLGALAEHTDDD from the coding sequence ATGCCCACTGCATCGAACGGATCGGTCTCGCTGTACTACGATCGCGCGGGGGAGGGCGAGCCCGTCGTCTTCGTCCCCGAGGCCGGCCTCGGCGGCTGGCTCTGGGGCTGGCAACACGCTGCCATCGTCGGCCCCCACGAGGCCGTCGTCTGGGATCTCCGCGGAACCGGCCGCTCGGACGCACCGCCCGGACCGTATTCCCTCGAGGCGCTCGTCGCCGACCTCGAGGCGGTCCTCGCCGACTGCGAGATCACCAACGCTCACCTCGTGGGCTGCGGGCTCGGCGGCGCGATCGCGCTGGCGGCGGCCCGGACCTCGAGTCGCGTCGAGACGCTGACGCTGTTCGGGACGGGGGCTGAGGGATCGGCGTTCGACCTTGAACCCCTCTTCGCGCCCCCGGGCGATCCCGATGCGCTCCGGGAATCGCTCGAGGCGGCCCTCTCCGCGGACTTCCACGAGGCCCAGCCCGACGCAGTGGAAGGAATCGTCGACTGGCGGGCCGACGGCGACGCCGACCGGGCGGGCTGGGCGGCACAGGTCGCGGCCCTCGAGGAGTTCGACGCGACCGAGTGGCTGGTCGAGGTGACCCAGCCGACGCGGGTGATCCACGGCGAGGCGGACGAACTGGTGTCGCCCGCGGCCGGACGGGAACTGGCTCGCGGGCTTCCGCGCGGGGAGTTCAGCGGACTCGAGGATGCGGGCCACCTCGCATTCGTCGAGCGCTCGCGGACGGTCAACGATCTGTTGCTGGGGGCTCTCGCGGAACACACTGACGACGACTGA
- a CDS encoding class I adenylate-forming enzyme family protein, whose product MTLSLARRAEQFPDRTAVVDISEQRLYAPAETIHEDRVSYDELSTIATRTAERLAALDVGPGDTVCLVTRNRVAALALVFACRRLGATFAPISHLLTPASVERPFDVLDPDLVVSEAAQRDLVRSIPFDRTVTLAELADADRAAVDFDERHAAAGDNPLLALHGDTGRPIAGYSAAAVERNCSTAVAAWGLAANDIVPLTTPLSAADALVRVALSVLYAGGTLLLDRAFDPGDTLAAIESESATFLPGRATTLRDLAAESGFDAAVDSLERAVCAAPVSEDVIAAYRDRAVPVARVYGRLECPTALSQGFETGTNGADTDETAVGRPVPDCRVRLVDDDGTVLDGQATGRLQLSGPMVADGYVNAAGTEEENWYEPAELHSEDHDEADDRGEFADGWFDAGDRVRRDADGRYYLQ is encoded by the coding sequence GTGACCCTCTCGTTGGCTCGCCGGGCCGAGCAGTTCCCGGATCGGACGGCGGTCGTCGATATCTCAGAGCAGCGGCTGTACGCGCCGGCGGAGACGATCCACGAGGATCGGGTCTCCTACGACGAGTTATCGACGATCGCGACGCGGACGGCCGAGCGGCTCGCGGCGCTGGATGTCGGCCCGGGAGACACCGTCTGTCTCGTCACGCGAAACCGGGTCGCCGCGCTCGCGCTGGTTTTCGCCTGTCGGCGACTCGGTGCGACGTTCGCGCCAATTTCGCACCTGCTGACGCCGGCCTCCGTCGAGCGCCCGTTCGACGTCCTCGATCCCGATCTGGTCGTTTCGGAGGCGGCCCAACGGGATCTGGTGCGGTCGATTCCCTTCGATCGGACGGTGACACTCGCGGAACTCGCCGACGCTGACCGCGCCGCTGTCGATTTCGACGAGCGGCACGCGGCGGCGGGCGACAACCCACTACTGGCTCTCCACGGCGACACGGGGCGTCCGATCGCCGGGTATTCCGCCGCGGCCGTCGAGCGCAACTGCTCTACGGCCGTCGCGGCGTGGGGGCTCGCCGCGAACGATATCGTCCCGCTGACCACACCGCTGTCGGCCGCGGACGCCCTCGTTCGCGTCGCACTGTCGGTGCTATACGCCGGCGGCACCCTCTTGCTCGATCGTGCGTTCGATCCCGGTGACACGCTCGCCGCGATCGAGTCCGAGTCGGCGACGTTCTTGCCCGGCCGGGCGACGACCCTTCGTGATCTCGCCGCCGAATCCGGTTTCGACGCCGCCGTCGACTCGCTCGAGCGAGCGGTCTGTGCGGCCCCGGTCAGCGAGGACGTGATCGCGGCCTACCGCGATCGGGCGGTTCCGGTCGCGCGGGTCTACGGCCGCCTCGAGTGTCCGACCGCGCTGAGCCAGGGGTTCGAGACGGGGACGAACGGAGCCGATACCGACGAGACCGCCGTCGGCCGGCCGGTTCCCGACTGTCGAGTTCGCCTGGTCGACGACGACGGAACGGTGCTGGACGGTCAGGCGACCGGCCGACTTCAGCTCTCCGGGCCGATGGTCGCCGACGGATACGTCAACGCCGCCGGGACCGAGGAGGAGAACTGGTACGAGCCCGCGGAACTGCACAGTGAGGACCACGACGAGGCCGATGATCGCGGCGAGTTTGCCGACGGGTGGTTCGACGCCGGCGACCGAGTCCGCCGCGACGCGGACGGTCGGTATTATCTCCAGTGA
- a CDS encoding type 1 glutamine amidotransferase: MSQLRIAVLNAAHRDENTTRNFRRELDASLAEFDATDGTVPDDFAYDGAVVTGSRASVYWDEEWMAPIKEWVGEAIDRGVPFLGVCWGHQLLADVLGGTVADMGVYEVGYSEIEHTGESRLFDGIDESFTAFTSHSDEVADLPPGAEPLAENDYSNHGFRKDRVFGVQFHPEYDTKTARELVHRKELSDERLESILGEITEANYQQACEAKLVFDNFLEFVREVKEQIESRPMV, from the coding sequence GTGAGTCAGCTCCGAATTGCCGTCCTGAACGCGGCCCATCGGGACGAGAACACGACGCGGAACTTCCGACGCGAACTCGACGCTTCGCTCGCCGAATTCGACGCCACCGACGGCACGGTCCCCGACGACTTCGCGTACGACGGGGCCGTCGTCACCGGCTCTCGAGCGTCGGTCTACTGGGACGAAGAGTGGATGGCCCCCATCAAGGAGTGGGTCGGCGAGGCGATCGATCGCGGCGTTCCCTTCCTCGGCGTCTGTTGGGGCCACCAGCTACTGGCCGACGTCCTCGGCGGAACCGTCGCGGACATGGGCGTCTACGAAGTCGGCTACAGCGAGATCGAGCACACCGGCGAGTCGCGGCTGTTCGACGGCATCGACGAGTCCTTTACCGCCTTCACCAGCCACTCCGACGAGGTCGCCGACCTCCCGCCGGGTGCCGAGCCCCTCGCCGAAAACGACTACTCGAACCACGGCTTCCGCAAGGACCGGGTCTTCGGCGTCCAGTTCCACCCCGAGTACGACACCAAGACCGCCCGCGAACTCGTCCACCGGAAGGAACTCTCCGACGAGCGCCTCGAGTCGATCCTCGGCGAGATTACCGAGGCGAACTACCAGCAGGCGTGCGAGGCGAAACTGGTCTTCGACAACTTCCTCGAGTTCGTCCGGGAGGTAAAAGAACAGATAGAGAGCAGGCCAATGGTATGA
- a CDS encoding (Fe-S)-binding protein, with protein sequence MHALAQSDVARDTYWGITSVEYAVFYLLAFTAVAVFMYGVYRRFARYAAGDDDSFPRVNDLQNRIASAAKIVLSNEKQFNRDLYGGLMHSFILWGFLTLFIATLILMAEEYAAEKLLHLSFWNGDFYLAYQFIVDAMGLLFVVGIGMAMYRRYWVRNHRLWDRHTSSEDDLFIWTLFALGVGGFLLEGLRVYSAGIPDHEIVSFVAYGMALGFDAIGLPTLGPEQAGLNGAGLNVENLHWLAWWSHSLIAFFFIAWIPYAKPFHMISSFANVVTRDEKAGQRLPNIPSDLDATNAESIDDFTWKEILDQDACTKCGRCSSVCPAKASDRPLDPRNVILDLKSYREDLEAGGEEQPIIADGGTSVINSETMESCMACMACMDACPVEIEHLKSFTRLNRQMADQGDVAPSMQDVFQNVMQNGNTFGDSPRNRGDWADELEFDVTDAREEEVDYLWYVGDFPSYDERNKQVARSLATILKEADVSFGILFDDEKFDGNDIRRVGEEFLYIELAGHHVETWDDCEFDKIVCTDPHSYNTFKNEYPEVDFEEFADDPMMPFDYEEQWNEDGEIDVYHWTQAVEELVEEGKLDLNGTELDYTVTYHDPCHLGRYNDEYEAPRELITATGCTLDEMPRNRSNSFCCGGGGGGLWMDFEEEPKPSEERIREALEDTDAGSGVEKFVVACPMCMTMYEDGRKTGGYEDEIEVVDVAELIVEAIGKADEAQVEVTAD encoded by the coding sequence ATGCACGCGTTAGCACAGTCAGATGTCGCGAGGGACACGTACTGGGGAATCACCAGCGTGGAATACGCGGTGTTCTACCTCCTCGCGTTTACCGCCGTCGCCGTCTTCATGTACGGCGTCTACCGGCGGTTCGCCCGCTATGCGGCGGGCGACGACGATTCGTTCCCTCGTGTGAACGATCTGCAGAACCGTATCGCGAGCGCGGCCAAGATCGTGCTCTCGAACGAGAAACAGTTCAACAGGGATCTCTACGGCGGCCTGATGCACTCGTTTATCCTCTGGGGATTCCTGACGCTGTTTATCGCGACGCTCATCCTCATGGCCGAGGAGTACGCCGCGGAGAAACTCCTCCACCTCTCCTTCTGGAACGGTGACTTCTATCTCGCCTACCAGTTCATCGTCGACGCCATGGGGCTGCTGTTCGTCGTCGGCATCGGGATGGCCATGTACCGACGGTACTGGGTCCGCAACCATCGCCTCTGGGACCGCCACACCTCGAGCGAGGACGATCTTTTCATCTGGACGCTGTTCGCGCTCGGTGTTGGCGGCTTCCTGCTCGAAGGCCTCCGTGTCTACAGCGCCGGGATCCCGGACCACGAAATCGTCAGTTTCGTCGCCTACGGCATGGCGCTGGGCTTCGACGCGATCGGTCTCCCGACGCTCGGGCCCGAACAGGCCGGCCTCAACGGGGCCGGGCTGAACGTCGAGAACCTCCACTGGCTCGCGTGGTGGTCTCACTCGCTGATCGCGTTCTTCTTCATCGCGTGGATCCCCTACGCCAAGCCGTTTCACATGATCTCCTCCTTCGCGAACGTCGTCACGCGCGACGAGAAGGCCGGCCAGCGCCTGCCGAATATCCCCTCGGATCTGGACGCGACCAACGCCGAGTCCATCGACGACTTCACGTGGAAGGAAATCCTCGATCAGGACGCCTGTACCAAGTGCGGCCGGTGTTCCTCGGTCTGTCCCGCGAAGGCGTCCGACCGCCCGCTCGACCCGCGCAACGTCATCCTCGACCTGAAATCCTACCGCGAGGACCTCGAGGCCGGCGGCGAGGAGCAACCCATCATCGCCGACGGCGGGACGAGCGTCATCAACTCGGAGACCATGGAGTCCTGCATGGCCTGTATGGCCTGTATGGACGCCTGCCCCGTCGAAATCGAGCACCTCAAGAGCTTTACGCGGCTCAACCGCCAGATGGCCGATCAGGGCGACGTCGCCCCCAGCATGCAGGACGTCTTCCAGAACGTCATGCAAAACGGCAACACCTTCGGCGACTCGCCGCGCAATCGCGGTGACTGGGCCGACGAACTCGAGTTCGACGTCACCGACGCCCGCGAGGAGGAAGTCGACTACCTCTGGTACGTCGGCGACTTTCCGAGCTACGACGAGCGCAACAAGCAGGTCGCCCGCTCGCTGGCGACCATCCTCAAAGAGGCCGACGTGAGCTTCGGCATCCTCTTCGACGACGAGAAGTTCGACGGCAACGACATCCGCCGCGTCGGCGAGGAGTTCCTCTACATCGAACTCGCCGGCCACCACGTCGAGACGTGGGACGACTGCGAGTTCGACAAGATCGTCTGTACCGATCCCCACTCGTACAACACCTTCAAGAACGAGTATCCGGAGGTCGACTTCGAGGAGTTCGCCGACGACCCAATGATGCCCTTCGACTACGAAGAGCAGTGGAACGAGGACGGCGAGATCGACGTCTACCACTGGACCCAAGCCGTCGAGGAACTCGTCGAGGAGGGCAAGCTCGACCTGAACGGTACCGAACTCGACTACACCGTCACCTACCACGACCCGTGTCACCTCGGGCGGTACAACGACGAGTACGAGGCCCCGCGCGAACTCATCACGGCCACGGGCTGTACGTTAGACGAGATGCCCCGCAACCGCAGCAACTCCTTCTGCTGTGGCGGCGGCGGTGGCGGCCTCTGGATGGACTTCGAAGAGGAGCCCAAACCCAGCGAGGAGCGGATCCGGGAAGCGCTCGAGGACACCGACGCCGGCAGCGGCGTCGAGAAGTTCGTCGTCGCCTGTCCGATGTGCATGACGATGTACGAGGACGGCCGCAAGACCGGCGGCTACGAGGACGAGATCGAGGTCGTCGACGTGGCCGAACTCATCGTCGAAGCGATCGGGAAGGCAGACGAGGCACAAGTCGAAGTCACGGCGGACTGA
- a CDS encoding conditioned medium-induced protein 4, giving the protein MNDKTEELRDIFTDVTDGEETVTESQENTRGSLERDERSDEDRLESVVQQMRERYAFETQLSDDELIAVARAFYDGRSDEAIADDLGVDAADIFEARMSLHLVGEDDADEVDLAAIRNREEDDATLAAEYDVSADRIRRYRRIAAAEDESRAANDRYRDEFDSILADSELSEQMTSDLREDGLEDATEGMETNVDF; this is encoded by the coding sequence ATGAACGATAAGACCGAGGAACTCCGGGATATCTTCACCGACGTCACCGACGGCGAGGAAACCGTCACCGAGTCCCAAGAGAACACGCGCGGCTCCCTCGAGCGAGACGAGCGATCGGACGAGGATCGCCTCGAGAGTGTCGTCCAGCAGATGCGGGAACGCTATGCGTTCGAAACGCAGTTATCGGACGACGAGTTGATTGCGGTCGCCAGAGCGTTCTACGACGGCCGGAGCGACGAGGCGATCGCCGACGATCTCGGCGTCGATGCCGCGGACATCTTCGAGGCCCGAATGTCGCTGCACCTCGTCGGCGAGGACGACGCCGACGAAGTCGATCTCGCAGCGATCCGCAATCGCGAGGAAGACGACGCCACGCTCGCGGCGGAGTACGACGTCAGCGCCGACCGGATCCGTCGCTACCGGCGCATCGCCGCGGCCGAAGACGAGTCTCGAGCGGCCAACGACCGCTACCGCGACGAGTTCGACAGCATCCTCGCGGACTCGGAACTCTCCGAGCAGATGACCTCTGACCTCCGCGAGGACGGCCTCGAGGACGCGACCGAGGGGATGGAGACGAACGTGGACTTCTAG